The following DNA comes from Ignavibacteriales bacterium.
ATCCGCGCAATACAATGGCATTCGTCTGCGGTCCGGAGATTATGATGCGATTTACCGCGATGGAACTGCATAAGCGCGGTGTCGATAACGAGCACATTTTTGTTTCGATGGAGCGTAATATGAAATGTGCCATCGGCTTGTGCGGACATTGCCAGTTTGGATCATTCTTTGTCTGTAAAGATGGCCCTGTCTTTCAGTATAGTAAAATCAAAGATATGCTGGTGAAATGGGAAATTTAATATAAAGAGCTCGAAGATGCCTGCTAAGAACACGAAGGTTCCGAAGATGGCTGCAAAGAAGCCCCGTAAGCCAAAACTTGCTGTATGGAAATTTTCTTCATGCGATGGGTGTCAATTAAGTCTGCTCGATTGCGAAGACGAACTGCTCGCCATTACCGAGCATGTCGAGATTGCGAACTTCCCCGAAGCGTCGCGTGCAGTCACGAAAGGTCCATACGACATTTCACTGGTGGAGGGTTCCATCACCACACCACACGATGCTGAACGTATCCACCAAGTACGGCGCCAGTCGAAAGTTCTCATTACGATCGGAGCATGCGCAACAGCTGGGGGCATTCAAGCGCTTCGTAACTTCAAGGATGTGAAACAATTTATCATAGCGGTCTATGCCAATCCGAAGTACATCGAGACGCTGAATAAATCGACGCCAATTGCCGACCATGTTTTTGTAGATTTCGAGTTGCGCGGCTGCCCGATCAACAAGCATCAATTGGTGGAGGTCATCAACGCATATCTCAACGGCCGCAAACCAAACACTCCGGCGTACGCTGTGTGTCTCGAATGTAAGCGGCGCTTCATCACCTGTGGGTTAGTTGCTCATGGCCCAACGTGTCTTGGTCCGGTAACTCAGGCTGGATGTAACGCCTTATGTCCGTCATACTCGCGCGGCTGCTTTGGCTGCTTTGGCCCGAAGGAAACGCCGAACACGTCTGCACTCAGCGCATACTGGAATTCACTCGGTGTTAAGGATGATGAACTCGTACGTTTGTTCCGTGGATTCAATGCTTACGCTGAAGCATTCCGAAGAGAGAGCGAAGCACATGAAAAGTAAGACGATAAAAGTTGATTACCTTGCCCGAGTGGAGGGCGAAGGCGGATTGTTAATAAAAGTGAGCGGTAGCAAAGTGAGCGACGTCAAGTTCAATATCTTTGAGCCGCCGCGCTTCTTCGAAGCATTTCTTCGAGGCAGGCATTACAGCGAAGCGCCGGATATTACTGCGCGCATCTGTGGTATTTGTCCGGTTGCGTACCAAATGAGTTCCGTTCATGCGATGGAAAATGCTTTTGGTGTTACTGTAGATGGGCAGCTTCGTGCGCTCCGACGATTGCTCTATTGCGGTGAATGGATTGAAAGTCACGCGCTTCACATTTTCATGCTGCATGCGCCGGACTTTCTTGGTTATGCCGATGCAATCCAGATGGCAAAAGATCACAGCCCTGTTGTTCAAATGGCGTTAAAGACAAAGAAGATCGGCAACGACATCGTCAACCTTGTCGGCGGAAGGGAAATCCATCCGATCAACGTTCGCGTTGGCGGCTTCTACAAATTACCAACAAAGCTGGAACTTGAAACATTAACCGAGCGATTAAAGTGGGCGGTTGATTCATCCATCCAGACCGTGAAATTTGTTGCCAAGCTGTCATTTCCAGATTTTGAGCGTGCGTACGAATATGTTGCACTGCGTCATGAACGAGAGTATCCGTTGAATGAAGGGCGGCTTTGTTCCAATAAGGGGTTGAACATCGAGATTCATGAATATGAAAACTATTTTATGGAAGAGC
Coding sequences within:
- a CDS encoding Ni/Fe hydrogenase subunit alpha, which produces MKSKTIKVDYLARVEGEGGLLIKVSGSKVSDVKFNIFEPPRFFEAFLRGRHYSEAPDITARICGICPVAYQMSSVHAMENAFGVTVDGQLRALRRLLYCGEWIESHALHIFMLHAPDFLGYADAIQMAKDHSPVVQMALKTKKIGNDIVNLVGGREIHPINVRVGGFYKLPTKLELETLTERLKWAVDSSIQTVKFVAKLSFPDFERAYEYVALRHEREYPLNEGRLCSNKGLNIEIHEYENYFMEEHVSHSNALHSILKERGAYFVGPMARYNLNFDKLTPAAQDAAKSAGIGKGTNNPFKSIIVRSVEMLYACEEALRIMKEYEMPEKAAVDIQPKLGTGYGCTEAPRGILYHRYRLDERGIILDAKIVPPTSQNQKTIEQDLREFVPPRLHLSQEKLTWQCEQAIRNYDPCISCATHFLKLEIEDEQHRELRGEFD